One window of Jannaschia sp. CCS1 genomic DNA carries:
- a CDS encoding phenylacetate--CoA ligase family protein has protein sequence MLDKSQGHFDALETRSADQRAAEQLAALNVQLTRVAEAQESCLASGPLSDLGDLAGLPVLRKSDLVAWQAEQPPFGGMAVSNVAHVFQSPGPIYEPGGVSHDWWRMGRFLHAVGIGAGDIVQNCFGYHLTPAGMIFESGARAVGAAVLPAGVGQTELQVRAAKDVGCTAYAGTPDYLKVILDKADEMGEALRFTRAAVGGGALFPSLRAEYADRGIACLQCYATADLGNIAYESHAMEGMILDEGVIVEIVRPGTGDPVAEGEVGEVVVTSLNPDYPLIRFATGDLSAIMAGQSPCGRTNARIKGWMGRADQTTKIKGMFVRPEQVADLVAKTGVTKARVTASRDGEQDVMHVQVEGDADETALADAVKATLKLSGTVEVVAPGTLPNDGKVIDDQRSYD, from the coding sequence ATGTTGGACAAAAGCCAAGGCCATTTTGATGCGCTGGAGACCCGCAGCGCCGATCAGCGCGCGGCAGAGCAATTGGCCGCACTGAATGTGCAACTGACCCGTGTTGCCGAGGCGCAGGAGAGCTGTCTTGCGTCCGGTCCCCTGTCCGATCTGGGCGATCTGGCGGGCCTTCCGGTGCTGCGCAAATCGGATCTTGTGGCGTGGCAGGCGGAACAGCCGCCGTTCGGGGGAATGGCCGTGTCGAACGTGGCCCATGTGTTCCAATCCCCCGGCCCGATCTATGAGCCCGGCGGCGTCAGCCACGATTGGTGGCGCATGGGGCGGTTCCTGCATGCGGTGGGCATCGGGGCGGGTGATATTGTGCAGAACTGCTTTGGTTATCACCTGACGCCCGCTGGCATGATCTTCGAGAGCGGCGCGCGGGCCGTGGGGGCGGCGGTTTTGCCCGCAGGTGTCGGGCAGACGGAGCTACAGGTGCGGGCCGCGAAAGACGTTGGCTGCACGGCCTATGCGGGCACGCCGGATTATCTGAAGGTGATCCTCGACAAGGCCGATGAGATGGGGGAGGCGCTGCGCTTCACCCGCGCGGCGGTGGGCGGTGGCGCGCTGTTCCCGTCCCTGCGCGCGGAATATGCCGACCGCGGGATTGCCTGCCTGCAATGCTACGCCACGGCGGATCTGGGCAACATCGCCTATGAAAGCCACGCGATGGAGGGGATGATCCTGGATGAGGGCGTGATTGTTGAGATCGTGCGCCCCGGGACCGGCGATCCGGTGGCCGAGGGGGAGGTGGGCGAAGTTGTCGTCACCTCGCTCAACCCCGATTACCCGCTGATCCGGTTCGCCACCGGCGACCTCAGCGCGATCATGGCGGGTCAAAGCCCCTGCGGGCGGACGAATGCGCGGATCAAGGGCTGGATGGGTCGCGCCGATCAGACGACCAAGATCAAGGGTATGTTCGTGCGGCCTGAGCAGGTGGCCGATCTGGTCGCCAAAACCGGCGTGACCAAGGCGCGGGTCACGGCGTCCCGCGACGGGGAACAGGATGTGATGCACGTTCAGGTCGAAGGTGACGCAGATGAAACCGCGCTGGCCGACGCGGTGAAGGCAACGCTGAAGCTGAGCGGGACGGTCGAGGTCGTGGCCCCGGGAACCCTGCCCAACGACGGCAAGGTGATCGACGACCAGCGCAGCTACGACTAG
- a CDS encoding hybrid sensor histidine kinase/response regulator — MARDPKTDTFTRAGLNLIQQALSIYDADLRLAVSNRPFQEMFDLPRHLVTPGARFDETIAYLVARGEYGEVEDEASFVQTRVDQALAFVPHYLERVRANGRAISIEGSPLPEGGWVTVYTDITAVKRQEALLRARSEELSDQVLSHTEELALTNRRLEATISQLQEAKATVGEMEARTRLVTEMTPAHIAHIDARGIYTFTNRRLSSLLQGRANDIIGLSFEEALGEDTAALLRPTLARASAGEPAVLEFSEPASGRRIRTAFTPDEHSDGGVYLLSTDVTQETQARTALEQTHKRELAAQLTSGLAHDFANLLTIILGLQARLEKLPLPHGAHELTGATRMAVRRGGLLLDKIANMTSTREIRAAPVVVQDFLAGFTPLAQATLPDAVALSVRCNVAHTALMLDAGSLQDGLLNLVLNARDGIGAEEGQITLILQDVKDTWLEITVEDTGRGFSDAALDQALNPFFTTKGDEGSGLGLTMVYDLVKLAGGTLRLSNSASGARVMLRLPLRPAQADARPRLILLVDDMSEIRAQVRDLLTDLGHQVIEAATAEEAQTLADLPGLDWVLSDIHLGEVDGVAVLGHIADRHPALRLSLMTSLPPDDPLFMAGAARWPVLRKPIDVSALAALLMTEVTP; from the coding sequence ATGGCACGCGATCCCAAAACCGATACCTTCACCCGCGCAGGCCTCAACCTGATCCAGCAGGCGCTGTCGATCTACGATGCGGATCTGCGGCTGGCTGTGTCCAATCGCCCGTTCCAGGAGATGTTCGACCTGCCCCGGCACCTCGTCACCCCCGGCGCGCGGTTCGACGAGACCATCGCCTATCTGGTCGCCCGCGGTGAATATGGGGAGGTGGAGGATGAGGCGAGTTTCGTGCAGACCCGTGTCGATCAGGCGCTGGCCTTCGTGCCCCATTATCTGGAACGGGTCCGCGCCAATGGTCGCGCGATTTCCATCGAAGGCTCCCCCCTGCCCGAGGGCGGCTGGGTCACCGTCTACACCGACATCACTGCCGTCAAACGGCAGGAGGCGCTTTTGCGCGCCCGGTCCGAGGAGCTGTCGGATCAGGTTCTGAGCCACACCGAAGAACTGGCCCTGACCAACCGCCGTCTGGAAGCCACGATCAGCCAGTTGCAGGAGGCCAAAGCCACCGTCGGAGAGATGGAGGCCCGCACCCGTCTGGTGACCGAGATGACGCCCGCCCATATCGCCCATATCGACGCGCGCGGCATCTATACCTTCACCAACCGCCGCCTGTCCTCGCTGCTTCAGGGGCGCGCGAATGATATCATCGGCCTCAGCTTTGAGGAGGCGTTGGGCGAAGACACCGCCGCCCTCCTCCGCCCCACCCTTGCGCGCGCCAGTGCGGGGGAGCCTGCGGTGCTGGAATTCTCGGAACCCGCATCGGGCCGCCGCATCCGCACGGCCTTCACGCCAGATGAGCATTCAGACGGCGGCGTCTATCTTCTGTCCACCGATGTCACCCAGGAAACCCAGGCCCGCACCGCGCTGGAGCAAACCCATAAACGAGAACTCGCGGCGCAGCTGACCAGCGGCCTCGCCCATGACTTCGCCAACCTGCTGACGATTATTCTGGGCCTGCAGGCGCGGCTGGAAAAACTGCCCCTGCCCCATGGCGCCCATGAATTGACGGGGGCGACCCGGATGGCGGTGCGGCGCGGGGGGCTTCTGCTGGACAAGATCGCCAACATGACCAGCACCCGGGAGATCCGCGCAGCCCCCGTCGTGGTGCAGGATTTCCTTGCCGGGTTCACGCCTCTGGCCCAGGCCACGCTGCCCGATGCCGTCGCCCTGTCGGTGCGGTGCAACGTGGCCCACACTGCCCTGATGCTGGATGCCGGGTCCCTGCAAGATGGGCTGTTGAACCTTGTCCTGAACGCCCGCGACGGGATCGGTGCGGAGGAGGGGCAAATCACGCTGATCCTGCAGGACGTCAAGGACACCTGGCTGGAAATCACGGTGGAGGACACCGGGCGCGGCTTTTCCGACGCCGCCTTGGATCAGGCGCTGAACCCGTTTTTCACCACCAAAGGGGATGAGGGGTCGGGCCTGGGCCTCACCATGGTCTATGATCTTGTGAAGCTCGCGGGCGGCACCCTGCGCCTGTCCAATTCAGCAAGTGGCGCGCGCGTCATGCTGCGGCTGCCCCTGCGTCCCGCTCAGGCCGATGCGCGCCCCCGTCTGATCCTTCTGGTTGACGATATGTCCGAGATCCGCGCGCAGGTCCGTGACCTGCTGACCGACCTGGGCCATCAGGTGATCGAGGCCGCAACGGCGGAGGAGGCGCAAACGCTGGCCGATCTGCCGGGCCTCGACTGGGTCCTGTCGGATATCCATCTGGGTGAAGTCGACGGCGTTGCCGTCCTGGGCCACATCGCGGACCGCCACCCCGCCCTGCGCCTGTCGCTGATGACATCCCTGCCGCCCGATGATCCGCTGTTCATGGCGGGGGCGGCCCGCTGGCCGGTCCTGCGCAAACCCATCGACGTCAGCGCCCTCGCGGCCTTGTTGATGACGGAGGTCACCCCATGA
- a CDS encoding branched-chain amino acid ABC transporter permease: MPEQLIFAMEVTLNGLLNGVMYALVALGFVLIFKASGIFNYAQGVMALFAAMTLVGIQQGRVPFGHLINEIFGTDIHYFGWEVPALGAILLTVLIMIAFAYLVQRFVFKHLVGQEPIILFMATIGLAYFLEGVSDLMWGSEIRNLDVGLPQGINDWIDVTTFEIFGYGFFIDNLDMAAAVIAAILVMGLIAYSQYTKNGRAMRAVADDHQAALSVGISLNYVWVLVWSLAGIVALVAGIMWGSKSGVQFSLSLIALKALPVLMLGGFTSIPGAIVGGLIIGVGEALFEFAIGPMIGGATENWFAYVLALLFLVFRPQGLFGEKIIERV; the protein is encoded by the coding sequence ATGCCTGAACAACTGATCTTTGCGATGGAAGTCACGCTCAACGGATTGTTGAACGGGGTGATGTACGCGCTTGTGGCGCTGGGCTTTGTGCTGATCTTCAAAGCGAGCGGTATCTTCAATTATGCGCAGGGGGTTATGGCGCTGTTTGCGGCGATGACGCTGGTGGGCATCCAGCAGGGGCGGGTGCCCTTCGGTCACCTGATCAACGAGATTTTCGGGACCGACATCCACTATTTCGGGTGGGAGGTTCCGGCGCTTGGCGCGATCCTTCTGACCGTCCTGATCATGATCGCCTTCGCCTATCTGGTGCAGCGGTTCGTGTTCAAACATCTGGTGGGGCAGGAGCCGATCATCCTGTTCATGGCCACGATTGGTCTGGCCTATTTCCTGGAGGGGGTGAGCGACTTGATGTGGGGGTCCGAGATCCGCAATCTGGATGTGGGCCTGCCCCAGGGGATCAACGACTGGATCGACGTGACCACGTTCGAGATCTTCGGTTACGGGTTCTTCATCGACAATCTGGACATGGCCGCGGCGGTGATTGCCGCGATCCTGGTGATGGGGCTGATCGCCTATTCGCAATACACCAAGAACGGGCGTGCGATGCGGGCGGTGGCCGATGATCATCAGGCGGCGCTGAGCGTGGGGATATCCCTGAATTACGTCTGGGTGCTGGTCTGGTCGCTGGCGGGGATCGTGGCGCTGGTGGCGGGGATCATGTGGGGCAGCAAGTCCGGCGTGCAGTTTTCGCTGTCGTTGATCGCCTTGAAGGCCTTGCCGGTGCTGATGCTGGGGGGCTTCACGTCGATCCCCGGTGCCATCGTGGGTGGCTTGATCATTGGCGTGGGTGAGGCGTTGTTCGAGTTCGCAATCGGCCCGATGATCGGCGGCGCGACGGAGAACTGGTTCGCCTATGTGCTGGCCTTGCTGTTCCTGGTGTTCCGCCCGCAGGGTTTGTTCGGGGAGAAGATCATTGAGCGGGTTTGA
- a CDS encoding cupin domain-containing protein, with product MKVFLAAALIGAMALPVAAQELLREEIRREAVPGSDNMVVIVARLTVQPGATVPLHTHPGDEHAVVITPTTAQTPGGDIVEFAVGTSLYFPEGAIHGGLTNVGDSDMVAITTHVVRADEPLTALAN from the coding sequence ATGAAGGTATTTTTGGCAGCCGCGCTGATTGGCGCGATGGCCCTACCCGTCGCAGCGCAGGAATTGTTGCGCGAAGAGATCCGGCGCGAAGCGGTGCCGGGCTCGGACAACATGGTGGTGATCGTGGCGCGCCTGACGGTGCAGCCCGGCGCGACCGTCCCGCTCCATACCCATCCCGGTGATGAACATGCGGTGGTCATCACGCCCACGACGGCGCAGACCCCGGGCGGCGATATCGTCGAGTTTGCCGTGGGCACGTCGCTGTATTTCCCGGAAGGCGCGATCCATGGCGGGCTGACCAATGTGGGCGACAGCGACATGGTGGCGATCACGACCCATGTCGTGCGGGCCGATGAACCGCTGACGGCGTTGGCAAACTGA
- a CDS encoding ABC transporter ATP-binding protein, whose translation MLDQVSEVKTETLLEVNNIEVIYNHVILVLKGVSLKVPKGGITALLGGNGAGKTTTLKAISNLLHSERGEVTKGSIEYRGERIQDLNPSDLVERGVIQVMEGRHCFEHLTVEENLLTGSYTRKDGRGAVAADLDLVYEYFPRLKERRTSLAGYTSGGEQQMCAIGRALMSRPETILLDEPSMGLAPQLVEQIFGIVKRLNEEQGVTFLLAEQNTNVALRFAHYGYILESGRVVMDGPAAELRENPDVKEFYLGMSEDGRKSFRDVRSYRRRKRWLS comes from the coding sequence ATGTTGGATCAGGTGAGTGAGGTGAAGACCGAAACGCTGTTGGAGGTCAACAATATCGAGGTGATCTACAACCACGTGATCCTTGTCCTGAAAGGTGTGTCGCTGAAGGTGCCCAAGGGCGGGATCACGGCGCTTCTGGGGGGCAACGGCGCGGGCAAGACGACGACGTTGAAGGCAATCTCCAACCTGCTGCATTCCGAGCGCGGGGAGGTCACCAAAGGCTCCATCGAGTATCGCGGTGAGCGGATTCAGGATCTGAACCCCTCGGACCTGGTGGAGCGGGGGGTCATTCAGGTCATGGAAGGCCGCCATTGTTTTGAGCACCTGACCGTTGAAGAAAACCTGCTGACGGGCAGCTACACGCGCAAGGATGGGCGCGGGGCGGTCGCGGCGGATCTGGACCTTGTGTACGAATATTTCCCGCGCCTGAAAGAGCGGCGGACGTCACTGGCGGGCTATACCAGCGGCGGGGAGCAGCAGATGTGCGCGATTGGCCGCGCGCTGATGTCCCGGCCTGAGACGATTTTGCTCGATGAGCCGTCCATGGGCCTTGCCCCGCAATTGGTGGAGCAGATCTTCGGCATCGTGAAGCGGTTGAACGAGGAGCAGGGCGTCACCTTCCTGCTGGCCGAGCAGAACACCAACGTGGCGCTGCGGTTCGCCCATTACGGCTATATTCTGGAAAGCGGGCGCGTGGTGATGGACGGCCCGGCGGCGGAACTGCGCGAGAACCCGGACGTGAAGGAATTTTACCTTGGCATGTCCGAGGATGGGCGGAAATCGTTCCGCGATGTGCGCAGCTATCGCCGTCGCAAGCGCTGGCTGAGCTGA
- a CDS encoding branched-chain amino acid ABC transporter permease, with protein sequence MFYREAGDYKTSYAADNQTFPILFDRYRYYFVLIVGALIIPFVLNDYWANSILIPFLIYAIAAIGLNILTGYCGQVSLGTGGFMAVGAYTSYKLMTAFPGLDMISVTLLSGVMTAMVGVAFGLPSLRIKGFYLAVATLAAQFFLVWLFNKVPWFYNYSASGQISAPERDFFYFTGIPVTGPNAEAWAKYLFCFLFVFVLAWVARNLTRGSVGRQWMAIRDMDIAAEIIGVNPLKAKLTAFAVSSFYVGIAGALLFTVYLGAVEVGEVYGITKSFLVLFMIIIGGLGSIFGSFAGAAFMVILPVVLRNFLTGTMNWDSALATHFEFVIVGALIMFFLIVEPHGLARLWALVKEKLRLWPFPH encoded by the coding sequence ATGTTCTACCGTGAAGCGGGCGATTACAAAACGTCCTATGCCGCCGACAACCAAACCTTCCCGATCCTGTTTGATCGGTATCGGTACTACTTTGTCCTGATCGTGGGCGCGTTGATCATTCCGTTCGTGCTGAATGATTACTGGGCGAACTCGATTCTGATCCCGTTCCTGATCTATGCGATTGCGGCTATCGGGCTGAACATTCTGACGGGCTATTGCGGGCAGGTCAGCCTTGGCACGGGCGGGTTCATGGCCGTTGGGGCCTATACGTCCTACAAGCTGATGACGGCGTTTCCGGGCCTCGACATGATCTCGGTCACGCTTCTATCGGGTGTGATGACGGCGATGGTCGGTGTGGCGTTTGGCCTGCCGAGCCTGAGGATCAAGGGGTTTTATCTGGCCGTAGCCACGCTGGCGGCGCAGTTCTTCCTGGTGTGGCTCTTCAACAAGGTGCCGTGGTTCTACAATTACTCCGCCTCGGGCCAGATCTCCGCGCCGGAGCGGGATTTCTTCTACTTCACGGGCATTCCCGTCACCGGCCCCAATGCAGAGGCCTGGGCGAAATATCTGTTCTGTTTCCTGTTCGTCTTCGTGCTGGCCTGGGTCGCGCGGAACCTGACGCGGGGCAGCGTGGGGCGGCAGTGGATGGCGATCCGCGATATGGACATCGCCGCAGAAATCATTGGGGTGAATCCGTTGAAGGCGAAGCTGACGGCCTTTGCGGTCAGCAGCTTCTACGTTGGTATCGCGGGGGCGCTTTTGTTCACCGTGTATCTGGGCGCGGTGGAAGTGGGCGAGGTCTACGGCATCACCAAGAGCTTTCTGGTGCTGTTCATGATCATCATCGGCGGGTTGGGCAGTATCTTCGGCAGCTTTGCGGGCGCGGCGTTCATGGTGATCTTGCCGGTCGTTTTGCGCAACTTCCTGACCGGCACGATGAATTGGGACAGCGCGCTTGCCACCCACTTCGAGTTCGTCATCGTGGGGGCGTTGATCATGTTCTTCCTGATCGTGGAACCGCACGGGTTGGCACGCCTTTGGGCGCTGGTGAAAGAGAAATTGAGATTGTGGCCGTTTCCGCATTAG
- a CDS encoding ABC transporter ATP-binding protein, with the protein MLDTTQTTTTPDGRTIGPVIMEMRGITLRFGGVEAIKNISFDVREGEIRAIIGPNGAGKSSMLNVISGFYHPQEGEVIYRGAKRPTMKPYQVARQGIARTFQNIALFEGMSVLDNVMTGRLNHMKAGLFGQALWWGNAEAEEVANRAKAEEVIDFLEIQAIRKTPVGRLPYGLKKRVELARALAAEPQILLLDEPMAGMNVEEKEDMSRFILDVNDEFGTTIVLIEHDMGVVMDLSDRVVVMDYGKKIGDGTPDEVRNNQEVIDAYLGVSHD; encoded by the coding sequence ATGTTAGACACCACACAAACGACGACGACACCTGATGGCCGCACGATTGGCCCCGTCATCATGGAGATGCGCGGAATTACCCTTAGATTTGGCGGGGTTGAGGCGATCAAGAACATCTCCTTTGATGTGCGGGAGGGGGAGATCCGCGCCATCATCGGGCCCAACGGGGCCGGTAAGTCTTCCATGCTCAACGTCATTTCGGGGTTCTATCATCCGCAGGAGGGTGAGGTGATTTATCGTGGCGCCAAACGCCCGACGATGAAGCCCTATCAGGTGGCGCGGCAGGGGATTGCGCGGACGTTTCAGAACATCGCGTTGTTCGAGGGGATGAGCGTGTTGGACAACGTCATGACAGGCCGGCTGAACCACATGAAGGCGGGGCTGTTTGGTCAGGCGCTGTGGTGGGGCAACGCGGAGGCGGAAGAGGTCGCCAACCGCGCCAAGGCCGAGGAAGTCATTGATTTCCTGGAGATTCAAGCCATCCGTAAAACCCCCGTGGGGCGGTTGCCCTATGGTCTGAAAAAGCGTGTGGAGCTGGCGCGGGCACTGGCAGCGGAGCCGCAGATCCTGCTGCTGGATGAGCCGATGGCGGGCATGAACGTGGAGGAGAAGGAGGACATGAGCCGCTTCATCCTTGACGTGAATGATGAGTTCGGCACGACCATCGTCCTGATTGAGCATGACATGGGCGTCGTGATGGACCTGAGCGATCGGGTGGTCGTGATGGATTACGGCAAAAAGATCGGCGACGGCACGCCGGACGAGGTGCGCAACAACCAGGAAGTCATCGACGCCTATCTGGGGGTGAGCCATGACTGA
- a CDS encoding ABC transporter substrate-binding protein codes for MKKVTLIAVAAAVAAGSPAAADLVFPSLSYRTGPYAAGGIPFADGYADYMTLLNERDGGIGGVMTRVPECETAYNTERGVECYESTRGEGALVYQPLSTGITYQLIPRTTVDGIPLHTMGYGRTSAANGDVFSHTFNYPANYWDAASVIVNQLLEENDGSLEGQTIALLYHNSAYGREPIRTLETLSEQHGFELSQLAVDHPGQEQGNQWLQIRRERPDYVVMWGWGVMNQVAIQEAINVRYPMENFIGNWWAGADHDVESAGADAAGYRSLNMNRLGDMPVFAEIQEHVIDAGLNAGDGTNLGNVLYTRGMYAAMLAAEAAATAQEIHGVAEIDASMMRDGMEALEITNARMEELGMPGIGPEFAVTCEDHGGTGMAIMQQWDGEAWVTLTDFIAPDDSVTQPLVLEDSAQYAEENGIESQCGES; via the coding sequence ATGAAGAAAGTGACTTTGATTGCAGTGGCCGCAGCGGTGGCCGCAGGAAGCCCGGCGGCGGCGGACCTGGTGTTCCCAAGCCTCAGCTACCGGACCGGGCCCTATGCGGCGGGTGGTATCCCGTTTGCGGATGGCTATGCCGATTACATGACCCTGCTCAATGAGCGCGATGGCGGCATTGGCGGCGTGATGACACGCGTGCCCGAGTGCGAGACGGCGTACAACACCGAGCGCGGCGTGGAATGCTATGAGAGCACGCGCGGCGAAGGGGCGTTGGTCTATCAGCCGCTGTCGACCGGTATTACCTACCAGTTGATCCCGCGTACGACCGTGGACGGCATCCCGCTTCATACGATGGGCTATGGCCGGACCTCTGCTGCCAATGGCGATGTGTTCAGCCACACGTTCAACTACCCGGCCAACTATTGGGACGCGGCCTCCGTGATCGTGAACCAGTTGCTGGAAGAGAACGACGGCAGCCTTGAGGGGCAGACGATTGCGCTCCTCTACCACAACTCCGCCTATGGTCGGGAGCCGATCCGCACGCTGGAAACGCTGTCGGAGCAGCACGGGTTTGAGTTGAGCCAGTTGGCCGTCGACCACCCCGGCCAGGAGCAGGGCAACCAGTGGTTGCAGATCCGCCGCGAGCGTCCCGATTATGTCGTGATGTGGGGCTGGGGCGTGATGAACCAGGTCGCCATCCAGGAGGCGATCAACGTGCGCTATCCGATGGAGAACTTCATCGGCAATTGGTGGGCCGGCGCGGACCATGATGTGGAATCCGCAGGCGCCGATGCGGCGGGTTACCGCTCGCTCAACATGAATCGCCTGGGCGACATGCCGGTCTTTGCCGAAATTCAGGAGCACGTCATTGATGCGGGCTTGAATGCCGGTGACGGCACGAACCTGGGCAATGTGCTGTATACGCGCGGCATGTATGCGGCGATGCTTGCGGCGGAAGCGGCGGCCACGGCGCAGGAGATCCACGGCGTGGCCGAGATCGACGCCAGCATGATGCGCGACGGCATGGAGGCGCTGGAGATCACCAACGCCCGCATGGAAGAGCTTGGCATGCCGGGCATCGGGCCGGAATTCGCGGTGACCTGTGAAGACCACGGCGGCACCGGCATGGCGATCATGCAGCAATGGGACGGCGAGGCCTGGGTGACGCTCACCGACTTCATCGCGCCGGACGATAGCGTGACGCAGCCGCTGGTTCTGGAAGATTCGGCGCAATATGCCGAGGAAAACGGGATCGAGAGCCAGTGCGGCGAGAGCTGA
- a CDS encoding AMP-binding protein: protein MADITPPAGAPQSVPALLRRNAAQFGTRDAYREKEYGIWQSWTWAETLDEIEALSLGLLALGLDRGDYVAIIGRNRPALYWSMVAVEMAGGVPVPLYQDAVSEEMTYVLEHCGARFVIGGDQEQVDKVLEAQETLPGIEHVIYVEPRGMRKYDHSTLHALSDVQAEGRAARDRLIGEMQAREAELTYDSTCVMLYTSGTTGKPKGVVLSNRNIIEASKSSCEFDGLRMEDEVLAYLPMAWVGDFIFSIGQAYWAGFCVNCPESADTMMTDLREIGPTYFFAPPRVFETLLTSVMIRMEDAGRFKKGLFDRAMARAKETGPKILDGKPVSGSEKLAYALDNMMVIGPLKNTLGMSRVRVGYTAGEAIGPEIFDFYRALGINLKQLYGQTEASVFITQQPDSEVRPDTVGVPSPGVELKIGDNGEVFYRSPGTFVEYFKNPESTASTKDAEGWVATGDAGFIEEGSGHLRILDRAKDVGKMAGGGLFAPKFVENKLKFYPDILEAVVFGNEKEFCTAFINIDLSAVGNWAERNNIAYASYQELTAHPQVLASLKSHVEAVNRSVAEDPMLSHCQVARFLVLHKELDADDGEMTRTRKVRRRIVEEKFADLLEALYGGKTEQYTETEVTYEDGRKGKISATLQIIDAETVALDAGQMAAE, encoded by the coding sequence TTGGCCGATATCACACCGCCTGCGGGTGCCCCCCAATCCGTGCCAGCGCTGCTGCGCCGCAATGCCGCCCAGTTCGGCACGCGTGATGCGTATCGCGAGAAGGAATACGGGATCTGGCAAAGCTGGACCTGGGCCGAGACGCTCGACGAAATTGAAGCATTGTCGCTGGGATTGCTGGCGCTGGGTCTGGACCGGGGCGATTACGTCGCCATCATCGGGCGCAACCGTCCCGCATTGTACTGGTCCATGGTCGCGGTCGAAATGGCGGGCGGGGTGCCGGTGCCGCTCTACCAGGACGCGGTGTCGGAAGAGATGACCTATGTGCTGGAACATTGCGGCGCGCGGTTCGTGATCGGCGGCGATCAGGAGCAGGTCGATAAGGTACTGGAAGCGCAGGAAACGCTGCCCGGCATTGAACATGTCATCTACGTTGAGCCGCGCGGGATGCGGAAATACGACCACTCCACGCTCCACGCGCTGTCGGATGTCCAGGCGGAGGGTCGCGCCGCACGGGACCGCTTGATCGGAGAGATGCAGGCCCGCGAGGCGGAGCTGACCTACGATAGCACCTGTGTGATGCTCTATACGTCGGGCACGACCGGAAAGCCCAAAGGCGTGGTCCTGTCCAACCGCAACATCATCGAGGCGTCCAAGTCGTCCTGCGAGTTCGACGGGCTGCGCATGGAAGACGAGGTTTTGGCCTATCTGCCGATGGCATGGGTCGGCGATTTCATCTTCTCCATCGGGCAAGCCTATTGGGCAGGCTTCTGCGTGAATTGCCCCGAAAGCGCCGACACGATGATGACGGATCTGCGCGAGATTGGGCCCACATATTTCTTCGCGCCGCCCCGGGTGTTCGAGACGCTTTTGACCAGCGTGATGATCCGGATGGAGGATGCGGGCCGCTTCAAGAAGGGCCTCTTTGATCGCGCGATGGCACGGGCGAAGGAGACGGGGCCGAAGATCCTGGACGGCAAGCCGGTGAGTGGGTCTGAAAAGCTGGCCTATGCGCTGGACAACATGATGGTGATCGGGCCGCTGAAAAACACGCTCGGCATGAGCCGTGTGCGCGTGGGCTACACCGCCGGGGAGGCGATTGGGCCCGAGATTTTTGACTTCTATCGGGCGCTGGGGATCAACCTGAAGCAGTTATACGGGCAGACGGAGGCCAGCGTTTTCATCACCCAACAGCCGGACAGCGAAGTGCGGCCCGACACCGTTGGCGTGCCGTCGCCGGGGGTGGAGTTAAAGATCGGCGACAACGGGGAAGTGTTCTACCGGTCGCCAGGCACGTTTGTGGAATACTTCAAGAACCCGGAATCGACGGCGTCCACCAAGGATGCAGAGGGTTGGGTCGCCACGGGCGATGCAGGGTTCATCGAAGAGGGATCGGGCCATTTGCGGATCCTCGACCGGGCCAAGGATGTGGGCAAGATGGCCGGTGGCGGGCTGTTTGCGCCGAAATTCGTGGAGAACAAGCTGAAGTTCTACCCCGACATTCTGGAGGCTGTGGTCTTTGGGAACGAGAAGGAGTTCTGCACCGCGTTCATCAATATCGACCTGAGCGCCGTGGGCAATTGGGCGGAGCGCAACAATATCGCCTATGCGTCCTATCAGGAATTGACGGCGCATCCGCAGGTTCTGGCCTCGCTGAAAAGCCATGTGGAGGCGGTAAACCGCTCGGTCGCGGAAGACCCGATGCTGTCCCATTGTCAGGTCGCACGGTTTTTGGTGCTGCATAAGGAACTGGACGCGGATGACGGCGAAATGACCCGCACCCGCAAGGTGCGGCGCAGGATCGTGGAAGAGAAATTCGCGGACCTGCTGGAGGCTTTGTATGGCGGGAAGACCGAGCAATACACCGAAACCGAAGTGACCTATGAGGATGGCCGCAAGGGCAAGATCTCGGCCACGTTGCAGATCATTGATGCAGAAACGGTGGCCTTGGATGCCGGTCAGATGGCGGCGGAATGA